A genomic region of Zalophus californianus isolate mZalCal1 chromosome 1, mZalCal1.pri.v2, whole genome shotgun sequence contains the following coding sequences:
- the MKNK2 gene encoding MAP kinase-interacting serine/threonine-protein kinase 2 isoform X2, translating into MVQKKTAELQGFHRSFKGQNPFELAFSLDQTHHGETDFSLECPARPDMPTSQPIDIPDAKKRGKKKKRCRATDSFSGRFEDVYQLQEDVLGEGAHARVQTCVNLITNQEYAVKIIEKQPGHIRSRVFREVEMLYQCQGHRNVLELIEFFEEEDRFYLVFEKMRGGSILSHIHKRRHFNELEASVVVQDVASALDFLHNKGIAHRDLKPENILCEHPNQVSPVKICDFDLGSGIKLNGDCSPISTPELLTPCGSAEYMAPEVVEAFSEEASIYDKRCDLWSLGVILYILLSGYPPFVGHCGSDCGWDRGEACPACQNMLFESIQEGKYEFPEKDWAHISFAAKDLISKLLVRDAKQRLSAAQVLQHPWVQGVGQPLPPPATCHVGRGSWRDCRNRYCE; encoded by the exons ATGGTGCAGAAGAAAACAGCCGAACTTCAGGGCTTCCACCGTTCGTTTAAG GGGCAGAATCCTTTCGAGCTGGCCTTCTCCTTAGATCAGACCCATCACGGGGAGACTGACTTCAGCCTGGAGTGCCCTGCCCGCCCTG ATATGCCCACGAGCCAGCCCATCGACATCCCGGATGCCAAGAAGAGAGGCAAGAAGAAGAAGCGGTGCCGGGCCACCGACAGCTTCTCGGGCAGGTTTGAGG ACGTCTACCAGCTCCAGGAGGATGTGCTCGGGGAGGGCGCCCATGCCCGCGTGCAGACCTGTGTCAACCTCATCACCAACCAGGAGTACGCTGTCAAG ATCATCGAGAAGCAGCCGGGCCACATTCGGAGTCGGGTTTTCCGGGAGGTGGAGATGCTGTATCAGTGCCAGGGACACAG GAATGTTCTAGAGCTGATAGAGTTCTTTGAGGAGGAGGATCGCTTCTACCTGGTGTTTGAGAAGATGCGGGGCG GCTCCATCCTGAGCCACATCCACAAGCGGCGGCACTTTAACGAGCTGGAGGCCAGCGTGGTCGTGCAGGACGTGGCCAGCGCCCTGGACTTCCTGCACAACAAAG GCATCGCCCACAGGGACCTAAAGCCAGAAAACATCCTCTGTGAGCACCCCAACCAG GTCTCCCCCGTCAAGATATGCGACTTTGACCTGGGCAGCGGCATCAAACTCAACGGGGACTGCTCCCCCATCTCCACTCCGGAGCTGCTCACCCCG TGCGGCTCGGCCGAGTACATGGCCCCCGAGGTGGTGGAGGCCTTCAGTGAGGAAGCCAGCATCTACGACAAGCGCTGCGACCTCTGGAGCCTGGGCGTCATTCTCTACATCCTGCTCAGTGGCTACCCGCCCTTCGTGGGCCACTGCGGCAGCGACTGCGGCTGGGACCGCGGCGAGGCCTGCCCGGCCTGCCAG AACATGCTGTTCGAGAGCATCCAGGAGGGCAAGTACGAGTTTCCTGAGAAGGATTGGGCCCACATCTCCTTTGCTGCCAAAGATCTCATCTCAAAGCTCCTTGTCCGCGACGCCAAGCAGAGGCTGAGCGCCGCCCAAGTTCTGCAGCACCCTTGGGTGCAGGGG gtgGGACAGCCACTTCCTCCACCCGCCACATGTCACGTGGGCCGTGGGAGCTGGAGAGACTGTCGGAACCGTTACTGTGAATGA
- the MKNK2 gene encoding MAP kinase-interacting serine/threonine-protein kinase 2 isoform X1 — MVQKKTAELQGFHRSFKGQNPFELAFSLDQTHHGETDFSLECPARPDMPTSQPIDIPDAKKRGKKKKRCRATDSFSGRFEDVYQLQEDVLGEGAHARVQTCVNLITNQEYAVKIIEKQPGHIRSRVFREVEMLYQCQGHRNVLELIEFFEEEDRFYLVFEKMRGGSILSHIHKRRHFNELEASVVVQDVASALDFLHNKGIAHRDLKPENILCEHPNQVSPVKICDFDLGSGIKLNGDCSPISTPELLTPCGSAEYMAPEVVEAFSEEASIYDKRCDLWSLGVILYILLSGYPPFVGHCGSDCGWDRGEACPACQNMLFESIQEGKYEFPEKDWAHISFAAKDLISKLLVRDAKQRLSAAQVLQHPWVQGCAPENTLPTPMVLQRNSCAKELTSFAAEAIAVNRQLAQREEDAAEEAGQGPPVVIRATSRCLQLSPPSQSKLAQRRQRASLSAAPVVLVGDHA; from the exons ATGGTGCAGAAGAAAACAGCCGAACTTCAGGGCTTCCACCGTTCGTTTAAG GGGCAGAATCCTTTCGAGCTGGCCTTCTCCTTAGATCAGACCCATCACGGGGAGACTGACTTCAGCCTGGAGTGCCCTGCCCGCCCTG ATATGCCCACGAGCCAGCCCATCGACATCCCGGATGCCAAGAAGAGAGGCAAGAAGAAGAAGCGGTGCCGGGCCACCGACAGCTTCTCGGGCAGGTTTGAGG ACGTCTACCAGCTCCAGGAGGATGTGCTCGGGGAGGGCGCCCATGCCCGCGTGCAGACCTGTGTCAACCTCATCACCAACCAGGAGTACGCTGTCAAG ATCATCGAGAAGCAGCCGGGCCACATTCGGAGTCGGGTTTTCCGGGAGGTGGAGATGCTGTATCAGTGCCAGGGACACAG GAATGTTCTAGAGCTGATAGAGTTCTTTGAGGAGGAGGATCGCTTCTACCTGGTGTTTGAGAAGATGCGGGGCG GCTCCATCCTGAGCCACATCCACAAGCGGCGGCACTTTAACGAGCTGGAGGCCAGCGTGGTCGTGCAGGACGTGGCCAGCGCCCTGGACTTCCTGCACAACAAAG GCATCGCCCACAGGGACCTAAAGCCAGAAAACATCCTCTGTGAGCACCCCAACCAG GTCTCCCCCGTCAAGATATGCGACTTTGACCTGGGCAGCGGCATCAAACTCAACGGGGACTGCTCCCCCATCTCCACTCCGGAGCTGCTCACCCCG TGCGGCTCGGCCGAGTACATGGCCCCCGAGGTGGTGGAGGCCTTCAGTGAGGAAGCCAGCATCTACGACAAGCGCTGCGACCTCTGGAGCCTGGGCGTCATTCTCTACATCCTGCTCAGTGGCTACCCGCCCTTCGTGGGCCACTGCGGCAGCGACTGCGGCTGGGACCGCGGCGAGGCCTGCCCGGCCTGCCAG AACATGCTGTTCGAGAGCATCCAGGAGGGCAAGTACGAGTTTCCTGAGAAGGATTGGGCCCACATCTCCTTTGCTGCCAAAGATCTCATCTCAAAGCTCCTTGTCCGCGACGCCAAGCAGAGGCTGAGCGCCGCCCAAGTTCTGCAGCACCCTTGGGTGCAGGGG TGTGCTCCAGAGAACACTCTACCCACACCCATGGTCCTGCAGAG gaacaGCTGTGCCAAAGAGCTCACGTCGTTTGCGGCTGAGGCCATCGCCGTGAACCGGCAGCTGGCTCAGCGAGAGGAGGACGCAGCCGAGGAGGCGGGGCAGGGCCCGCCCGTGGTCATCCGAGCTACCTCACGCTGCCTGCAGCTGTCCCCGCCCTCTCAGAGCAAGCTGGCCCAGAGGCGGCAGCGGGCCAGCCTGTCTGCGGCCCCCGTGGTCCTGGTGGGAGACCACGCGTGA